The following coding sequences are from one Rhodobiaceae bacterium window:
- a CDS encoding lipoprotein chaperone has translation MFLIMSDFGRDSRKAAHARTRTLVLAAIAGVAILALALLTPLAGAQAAPQGAPLGPQDRADIDRITGYLKSIEHLQGGFLQVGPDGSITEGMFYLRRPGRLRFEYAPPTELVVVADGTWVIVKEEDYTAQRYPIGATPLNLLLASDVDLSRSSDVREVKREPGLLRVTLADPSGEAPGDLTLVFDEPQLQLRQWIVRDAQGLQTTIALRNIEGGIKADNALFVVRDEQRPGGRR, from the coding sequence ATGTTCCTCATCATGAGCGATTTTGGACGAGATAGCCGCAAGGCGGCACATGCCAGGACCCGCACCCTGGTGCTGGCAGCTATTGCAGGCGTCGCCATCCTGGCGCTGGCACTGCTGACGCCTTTGGCTGGCGCGCAGGCGGCACCACAAGGCGCGCCACTCGGCCCCCAGGACCGGGCGGATATTGACCGCATCACCGGCTATCTGAAATCCATTGAGCATTTGCAGGGCGGCTTTCTGCAGGTGGGACCGGATGGGTCCATTACAGAAGGCATGTTCTATCTTCGCCGGCCTGGCCGACTGCGGTTTGAATATGCACCGCCCACAGAGCTTGTGGTGGTGGCAGACGGCACCTGGGTGATCGTCAAGGAAGAAGACTACACGGCCCAGCGCTATCCCATTGGCGCGACACCACTCAACTTGCTGCTGGCGTCTGACGTGGACCTGTCACGATCCTCCGACGTCCGTGAAGTAAAGCGCGAACCGGGCCTGCTTCGGGTGACCCTGGCCGACCCGAGTGGCGAAGCGCCCGGTGACCTCACCCTCGTATTTGATGAGCCCCAGCTGCAGCTCCGGCAATGGATCGTGCGCGACGCGCAAGGCCTTCAAACAACCATTGCCCTTCGCAATATTGAAGGCGGCATCAAGGCCGACAACGCCCTCTTCGTCGTTCGCGACGAGCAACGCCCCGGCGGTAGACGATAG
- the puuD gene encoding gamma-glutamyl-gamma-aminobutyrate hydrolase PuuD translates to MAKTHKRPPRRPIVGIPCDIKMMGEHPFHAVGEKYIKAIAEGADCTPFLIPVLPDPLDLEEIFDAVDGIFLTGSWSNVHPSEYGGEPSREGTLHDPQRDALTLELIRQTVERAVPLFAVCRGFQEMNVAYGGTLHPHIHEIPSDEGFAPRFDHREGKDDPLEIQYGPSHTVQLTPEGKFAKLLGTQTIEVNSLHGQGIAKPGDLLTIEGRALDGTAEALSHKTAKNFALAVQWHPEWKFWENPVSEKLFRTFGDAVRKTVSDNNN, encoded by the coding sequence ATGGCTAAAACGCACAAACGCCCACCCAGAAGGCCGATTGTTGGCATCCCCTGTGACATCAAAATGATGGGGGAGCATCCCTTCCACGCAGTGGGGGAGAAATACATCAAGGCCATTGCAGAAGGCGCAGACTGCACACCTTTCCTTATCCCTGTGCTTCCGGACCCGCTGGACCTGGAAGAGATCTTCGATGCCGTCGACGGCATCTTCCTGACGGGCTCCTGGTCGAACGTGCACCCAAGCGAATATGGCGGCGAGCCCTCAAGGGAAGGGACCCTGCACGACCCCCAGCGGGACGCCCTGACCCTGGAGCTTATCCGCCAGACTGTTGAGCGCGCCGTGCCTCTCTTTGCTGTCTGCCGGGGCTTTCAGGAAATGAATGTGGCCTATGGCGGCACGCTGCACCCCCACATCCACGAAATTCCATCTGACGAGGGGTTTGCACCCCGCTTTGACCATCGCGAAGGCAAGGACGACCCGCTGGAGATCCAATACGGGCCCTCCCACACAGTCCAGCTGACACCCGAAGGTAAGTTTGCCAAGCTTCTGGGGACGCAGACCATTGAAGTTAACTCTCTCCACGGGCAGGGCATTGCAAAGCCCGGCGATCTGCTGACAATTGAAGGACGTGCCTTGGACGGCACAGCGGAAGCCCTGTCTCATAAGACAGCCAAGAATTTCGCCCTTGCTGTCCAGTGGCATCCGGAATGGAAGTTCTGGGAAAACCCGGTCTCAGAAAAACTGTTCCGGACCTTTGGAGATGCAGTAAGAAAAACTGTATCAGACAACAACAACTGA